Genomic DNA from Streptomyces sp. NBC_01571:
GAAAAACTATCCACAAGAAAACCACTTTCGGAGGTGGGCGTGGGGGAGCACATCGGGCGGCAGTCCTCGAACGGGGACTCCGTCGACCGGCACGTGGCGCTCTGGTCGAAGGAACTCGACTGGATGGACCCGGTCAAGGAGGAGATCTTCGTCCGGCTCGCGATCCTGGCCCGGCACGCCGCGCAGGCCCGCCGGGGCACCCTCGACTCGGACGGACTGCGGCACTGGCAGTTCAAGGTGCTCCTGATGCTGCGCAGGACCGGCCCGCCGTACGCGGCGAGCCCGTCGCGCCTCGCCGACCTGCTCGGACTGACCCGCGGCGCGCTGTCGGCGCGGCTCGCCCCACTGGAGGACGCGGGACTGATCACCCGTACGCACGAGGCGACCGACCGACGGC
This window encodes:
- a CDS encoding MarR family winged helix-turn-helix transcriptional regulator, with protein sequence MGEHIGRQSSNGDSVDRHVALWSKELDWMDPVKEEIFVRLAILARHAAQARRGTLDSDGLRHWQFKVLLMLRRTGPPYAASPSRLADLLGLTRGALSARLAPLEDAGLITRTHEATDRRRVEVRLTEAGYAAFEQHAVSEDEGENALLAVLTAAEKRTLADLLRKLVVAAESGATPTAP